A DNA window from Tenuifilaceae bacterium CYCD contains the following coding sequences:
- a CDS encoding glycosyl transferase, with translation MVSRIFSYKYELILVVLTSILLFSGLNKIEVNIMEARNFTTAREMVQNKEYLLTTLNGEPRYQKPPLPTWLTALSGSILGFDSLFALRLPVVLITFLLVFTLYFLSKRMGLTPVNSFNNSLILITSFYIFFAGRDNQWDMYTHSFMLVSIFFLWKLLRENKNQTTNSLLSGLFLGFSILSKGPVSLYALFLPFIISYIVVYKIPFKEKWKYLLLMLISGLAIGLSWFAYVRLNDPEYFRLIATREAANWRNYEVKPFYYYWNFFIQSGLWTIPALIALIYPYLKTKVTNIKEYKFSLIWTVSSVILLSLIPEKKVRYLVPTLIPMALTTGFYINYLINNFGRSTTKRENIVVYISFGIIASIGIAYPFAMLFVLKELVVDYLFIYITSSILLLVCTYIIATGLVQKEFGKVLYTSIAVFTIAVVSILPISTKLFTNPNYTTATKVQELEKRNGIKTYSLSDIAPEIVWNFGKQIPRLNSEQYPSENSFGLLIDDSDSSKLRTFFPNYTTKKLYRVNMHYRKSKKTRLIKDYYLIEKDD, from the coding sequence ATGGTGAGTAGAATATTTTCTTACAAATACGAACTAATTCTTGTTGTATTAACTAGCATTCTATTGTTTTCAGGGTTAAATAAAATCGAAGTTAATATAATGGAGGCGCGCAATTTCACAACTGCACGCGAAATGGTTCAGAATAAGGAGTATCTACTCACCACCCTTAATGGCGAACCTCGTTACCAAAAGCCTCCCTTACCAACATGGCTAACAGCACTATCGGGAAGCATATTGGGCTTCGATTCACTCTTTGCGCTAAGGCTTCCTGTTGTGTTAATAACATTCCTTTTGGTATTCACACTTTACTTTCTTTCGAAAAGAATGGGACTAACGCCTGTAAACAGTTTTAACAATTCACTCATTCTCATCACTTCATTCTACATATTCTTTGCAGGAAGAGATAATCAATGGGATATGTACACCCACAGCTTTATGCTGGTAAGCATTTTCTTTTTATGGAAACTTCTTCGTGAAAACAAAAACCAAACTACCAACAGTTTACTCTCTGGCCTATTCCTAGGATTTTCCATATTGAGTAAAGGGCCAGTATCTCTTTATGCACTCTTTCTACCATTCATTATCAGCTATATTGTTGTGTACAAAATTCCATTCAAAGAAAAATGGAAGTATCTACTACTGATGCTAATTTCGGGATTAGCCATTGGTTTATCGTGGTTTGCATATGTTCGCTTAAACGATCCAGAATATTTTAGACTAATTGCAACCCGTGAGGCTGCCAACTGGAGAAATTACGAGGTAAAACCATTCTACTACTACTGGAACTTTTTTATCCAAAGTGGACTTTGGACTATACCTGCATTAATAGCGTTAATTTACCCATACCTAAAGACAAAAGTTACAAACATAAAAGAATACAAATTCTCATTAATCTGGACCGTTTCGTCGGTAATTTTACTCTCACTAATTCCGGAGAAAAAAGTCCGTTACCTTGTTCCTACTTTAATTCCAATGGCTCTAACTACAGGCTTTTACATTAACTACCTAATCAACAACTTTGGGCGCAGCACAACTAAACGCGAAAATATTGTAGTATATATTTCCTTTGGAATTATAGCATCAATTGGAATTGCATATCCTTTTGCAATGCTTTTTGTACTAAAGGAATTAGTTGTTGACTACTTGTTCATTTACATCACCTCCTCTATACTGTTGCTAGTATGTACTTACATTATAGCAACGGGGCTAGTACAAAAAGAATTTGGGAAGGTTCTATATACATCGATTGCTGTATTCACAATTGCTGTAGTTAGCATACTACCAATATCTACCAAACTTTTCACCAATCCAAACTATACGACAGCAACTAAAGTTCAAGAATTAGAAAAACGGAATGGTATAAAGACTTACAGTCTATCTGACATTGCACCTGAAATAGTATGGAATTTCGGCAAACAAATACCAAGGCTTAACTCAGAGCAATATCCTTCTGAAAATAGTTTTGGTTTATTGATAGACGATAGCGACTCGAGCAAGTTAAGAACATTCTTTCCCAACTACACAACAAAAAAACTGTACCGCGTCAACATGCACTACAGGAAAAGTAAGAAAACTCGGTTAATTAAGGACTATTACTTAATTGAAAAGGATGATTAG
- a CDS encoding short chain dehydrogenase codes for MKRNNILKGKVAIITGASSGIGLACAKELAYRGATVVLASRNIYRLSVIEDELTDKGYNALAVKTDVTIESDCQNLIKTTIEEFGKVDYLINNAGLSMRATLSDVDTKVIRQLMEVNFFGTVYCTKYALPHLINAKGSIVGIISVAGYCGLPGRSGYSASKFAMRGFLDTVRAENLHNGLNVLIAAPGFTATNIRKAALTANGVPQGISPRNEEQMMTAKTVAKKIVNGIIHRRKSMTMTNEGKLAVLTEKIFPRLVDRLLFLYMSKEPNSSLNQPNNTQAKSVTNNITMQKPELRFIE; via the coding sequence ATGAAAAGAAACAACATACTAAAAGGAAAGGTTGCAATAATTACAGGAGCATCGTCGGGAATAGGATTAGCCTGTGCAAAAGAATTAGCATACCGAGGAGCAACTGTTGTTCTTGCATCACGAAACATATATAGATTATCGGTAATTGAGGATGAACTAACAGATAAAGGGTACAATGCACTAGCAGTTAAAACCGATGTAACAATCGAAAGTGATTGCCAAAACCTTATCAAGACAACTATTGAGGAATTTGGCAAAGTTGATTACCTAATAAACAACGCTGGATTATCGATGCGAGCTACACTGTCTGACGTCGATACAAAAGTGATTCGACAACTCATGGAGGTTAACTTCTTTGGAACTGTTTACTGCACAAAATACGCATTACCACATCTCATAAACGCTAAAGGATCGATAGTTGGAATTATATCTGTTGCTGGGTACTGCGGACTTCCAGGCCGAAGTGGATACTCTGCATCGAAATTCGCAATGCGCGGATTTCTGGATACTGTTAGAGCAGAAAATCTACATAACGGACTCAACGTACTAATAGCAGCACCGGGTTTTACCGCCACCAATATTCGTAAAGCGGCTCTCACTGCCAATGGAGTACCTCAAGGGATTTCACCCCGAAACGAGGAACAAATGATGACAGCCAAAACTGTTGCAAAAAAAATTGTAAACGGCATAATTCACCGTCGTAAGAGTATGACAATGACTAACGAAGGGAAACTTGCTGTACTTACAGAAAAGATATTTCCACGATTAGTTGATAGGCTTCTATTCCTTTACATGTCAAAGGAACCAAATTCTAGCCTAAATCAACCCAATAACACACAAGCAAAATCTGTAACTAACAACATAACAATGCAAAAACCTGAACTCAGATTTATAGAATGA
- a CDS encoding lauroyl acyltransferase, which yields MNSWLVLGIGFTAQALFSSRMILQWIISEKHKKVLTPNLFWQLSLLASFLLFLYGYLRDDFSIMLGQVITYFIYIRNMQLENEWKKFPVWLRVFLYIFPAIILIYGFNNNVIDRANLFNTEHIPLGLMALGVISQILFTLRFVYQWIYSERRKESHLPMGFWVLSLVGSSLIFIYAIFRLDPVLLLGQGSGLIMYSRNIYILKTYGE from the coding sequence ATGAACAGTTGGCTTGTTTTAGGAATTGGGTTTACAGCTCAGGCCTTATTCTCGAGTAGAATGATTCTACAATGGATCATTTCTGAGAAACACAAGAAAGTGTTAACTCCAAATTTATTCTGGCAATTAAGTCTACTAGCCTCTTTCCTCCTATTCCTCTACGGTTATCTCCGCGACGATTTCTCCATAATGCTAGGGCAAGTAATCACATACTTCATCTATATCCGAAATATGCAACTGGAAAATGAATGGAAAAAGTTTCCAGTTTGGCTAAGAGTATTTCTATACATATTTCCAGCAATCATTCTGATTTATGGCTTTAATAACAATGTAATTGACAGAGCAAACCTTTTCAACACCGAGCATATTCCTTTAGGACTTATGGCACTTGGAGTAATATCTCAGATTCTATTCACCCTTCGGTTTGTTTATCAATGGATATACTCCGAAAGGAGAAAAGAATCTCATTTGCCTATGGGATTCTGGGTTTTAAGCCTAGTTGGCTCTTCATTAATTTTTATCTATGCGATATTCCGGCTCGATCCAGTTCTTCTGTTAGGCCAAGGATCAGGCCTGATCATGTATTCAAGAAACATTTACATACTAAAAACATATGGTGAGTAG
- a CDS encoding dolichol-phosphate mannosyltransferase encodes MNYELTIIVPVFNEEDNLERVYRELERFMETSNISTKVLFINDGSKDNSLERIKEICSWSDLFTYCSFDKNYGLSAAIKAGFDYSDTPLTGYIDADLQTSPLDFTLLLQHANDYDLITGVRTNRKDSFTKNLSSVIANKIRRAFTHDGMDDTGCPLKIIKTDIAKQIPMFNGLHRFLPAMVLLQKGKILQVPVQHFQRTAGKSKFNLWNRLLGPLMDCFAYLWMKKKYINYSVQECN; translated from the coding sequence ATGAATTATGAACTAACAATTATTGTTCCTGTATTTAATGAAGAAGACAACCTAGAACGGGTGTATAGGGAACTAGAACGATTCATGGAAACCTCAAATATCAGCACTAAAGTTCTTTTCATTAACGATGGATCCAAAGACAATAGTCTTGAAAGAATAAAGGAGATATGCAGTTGGTCCGATCTGTTTACCTACTGCTCATTCGATAAAAACTACGGACTTAGTGCTGCCATAAAAGCAGGATTCGACTATTCCGACACTCCGCTAACAGGTTATATCGACGCAGACTTACAAACCTCGCCCTTAGATTTTACCCTTTTACTACAACACGCCAATGATTACGACCTTATAACTGGAGTAAGAACGAACAGAAAAGACTCGTTTACAAAAAATCTATCGTCGGTAATTGCCAACAAAATCCGAAGAGCCTTTACTCACGATGGGATGGACGACACTGGCTGTCCACTAAAAATAATAAAAACAGATATCGCCAAGCAAATCCCAATGTTCAACGGATTGCACCGGTTTCTACCAGCAATGGTTTTACTGCAAAAGGGTAAAATTTTACAGGTGCCGGTACAACATTTTCAAAGAACAGCCGGGAAATCAAAATTCAACCTATGGAATAGGTTACTAGGCCCACTCATGGATTGCTTTGCATACCTATGGATGAAAAAAAAGTACATAAACTACTCTGTTCAAGAGTGTAATTAA